The Polyangium spumosum genome includes a window with the following:
- a CDS encoding acyl-CoA dehydrogenase family protein has protein sequence MSDVAFDLENPTEEHRMLRQMVRNFVRDVVEPQAEEHDRTGTLNVPLMKQAGELGLLGLTIPEKDGGAGMDAVGAVIVHHELSKSDPGFCLAYLAHAMLFVNNFYYASNEAQRERWLSKVISGEWIGAMGMTEPSSGTDVLGMRTTARREGDGFVIKGHKALITNAVDADVFIVYAKVDGDITTFVVERDAPGFSVGKKTEKMGMRASTLSEFMLEDVFVPAENVLGSVGGGIRNMMRNLEIERLTLAAMSLGIADRCMDIMVRYAADRTSFGKSIAEHGQIQRYIGESFAKTEAARALIYAVARDVGPAKRNRIGTDAAKLFAAPVGKEVADNAMQVLGGWGYCNEYKVERFLRDAKLLEIGGGTLESHQKNLTKELLRMVKQD, from the coding sequence ATGAGCGACGTCGCTTTCGACCTGGAGAACCCGACTGAAGAGCACCGGATGTTGCGCCAGATGGTGCGGAATTTCGTCCGCGACGTGGTGGAGCCGCAGGCGGAGGAGCATGACCGCACGGGCACGCTGAACGTCCCTCTGATGAAGCAGGCGGGGGAGCTCGGTCTGCTCGGGCTCACGATCCCGGAGAAGGACGGAGGCGCGGGCATGGACGCCGTGGGCGCGGTGATCGTGCACCACGAGCTCTCGAAGAGTGATCCGGGCTTCTGCCTCGCGTACCTCGCGCACGCGATGCTCTTCGTGAACAACTTCTACTACGCCTCGAACGAAGCGCAGCGCGAGCGCTGGTTGTCCAAGGTGATCTCGGGCGAGTGGATCGGGGCGATGGGCATGACGGAGCCGTCGAGCGGCACGGACGTGCTCGGCATGCGCACGACGGCGCGGCGCGAGGGCGACGGGTTCGTGATCAAGGGCCACAAGGCGCTCATCACGAACGCGGTCGACGCCGACGTGTTCATCGTCTACGCGAAGGTCGACGGCGACATCACGACGTTCGTCGTGGAGCGTGACGCGCCGGGGTTCTCGGTCGGCAAGAAGACCGAGAAGATGGGCATGCGCGCGAGCACCTTGAGCGAGTTCATGCTGGAGGACGTCTTCGTCCCGGCGGAGAACGTGCTCGGCTCGGTGGGCGGGGGCATCCGCAACATGATGCGCAACCTCGAGATCGAGCGGCTCACGCTGGCGGCGATGAGCCTCGGCATCGCGGATCGGTGCATGGACATCATGGTGCGGTACGCGGCGGACCGGACGAGCTTCGGCAAGTCGATCGCCGAGCACGGGCAGATCCAGCGTTACATCGGCGAGAGCTTCGCGAAGACCGAGGCGGCGCGGGCGCTCATCTACGCCGTGGCGCGCGACGTGGGCCCTGCCAAACGCAACCGCATCGGCACGGACGCGGCCAAGCTCTTCGCGGCGCCGGTGGGCAAGGAGGTCGCGGACAACGCGATGCAGGTGCTCGGCGGGTGGGGATACTGCAACGAGTACAAGGTCGAGCGTTTCCTGCGTGATGCAAAGCTCCTGGAAATTGGCGGTGGTACTTTGGAGTCCCACCAGAAAAACCTGACGAAAGAGCTCCTGCGGATGGTGAAGCAGGATTAG
- a CDS encoding MBL fold metallo-hydrolase produces the protein MRPESLFFHPDELAPKGTAARAPLTLRWLGTAGFEITCEDHVLLIDPYVTRASLARCITSPLAPDLGAVGRYIGRADAVIVGHTHFDHALDVPLIAKRTGARVFGSRSAAALCRAAGVPEARVEVVERAPGQAPIVREIGPFRLRFVPSAHSRFALGRVPFPGEIDDCDAVPVRAEGYRCGAVFRVEIEAAGRTIVHLGSAELLPAEPAPKHVDLLLLCVAGWRSGVDLPERVMRAVSPASVLLSHWDDFFRPLDAPARALPAVGLGALAERLQRASRDVRVGALPLLGDLSL, from the coding sequence GTGCGCCCCGAGAGCCTGTTTTTCCACCCGGACGAGCTCGCCCCCAAGGGCACGGCCGCCCGCGCCCCCCTGACCCTCCGCTGGCTCGGCACGGCCGGGTTCGAGATCACCTGCGAGGATCACGTCCTCCTGATCGATCCCTACGTCACGCGCGCCTCGCTCGCCCGCTGCATCACCTCCCCGCTCGCCCCCGACCTCGGCGCCGTCGGGCGCTACATCGGCCGCGCGGACGCGGTGATCGTCGGCCACACGCACTTCGACCACGCCCTCGACGTGCCCCTCATCGCCAAACGCACGGGCGCGCGGGTCTTCGGCTCCCGCTCGGCCGCCGCGCTCTGCCGCGCCGCGGGCGTGCCCGAAGCGCGCGTCGAGGTGGTCGAGCGAGCCCCGGGACAGGCGCCGATCGTCCGCGAGATCGGCCCCTTCCGCCTGCGCTTCGTCCCGAGCGCGCACTCGCGCTTCGCCCTCGGCCGCGTGCCCTTCCCCGGCGAGATCGACGACTGCGACGCCGTCCCCGTCCGCGCCGAGGGTTACCGCTGCGGCGCCGTCTTCCGCGTCGAGATCGAGGCCGCGGGCCGCACGATCGTGCACCTCGGCAGCGCCGAGCTCCTGCCCGCGGAGCCCGCGCCGAAACACGTCGACCTGCTCCTGCTCTGCGTCGCGGGCTGGCGCAGCGGGGTCGACCTGCCCGAGCGCGTGATGCGCGCCGTCTCGCCCGCCTCCGTGCTGCTCTCGCACTGGGACGATTTCTTCCGCCCGCTCGACGCGCCCGCGCGCGCGCTCCCGGCCGTCGGCCTCGGCGCGCTCGCCGAGAGGCTCCAGCGCGCGTCGCGCGACGTGCGCGTGGGCGCCCTCCCGCTCCTCGGCGACCTTTCCCTTTGA
- a CDS encoding NYN domain-containing protein, with translation MRVCIFFDGKNFHSGWRDEAGGRRLAFPKLSRWLVDRVGGSLLWGAYYYTGIETGAAAVTEGQKKLAGFLDMLEVQPGFFVKRFPRKTSMFQCAACGAENRYTQEKEVDTSMVADMLRLAAVNAFDVLVLVSGDSDHAPAIEGVRQLGRQAYVSTWGRAGLSARLRKAAFDHIDLLEGISFFEDTEGSGPPAPPGPEPRWASEDLPPPSPPPPPMLPQNAATPREPTHDECEEPRDEDPDALESPPPSYQPSDDESVFIEELRAAERRLRNGYVGANYFVTRWQSNRLDPSPDARRRMLEHLVTSRLIEVYHAPDGNAAIRARE, from the coding sequence ATGCGCGTCTGTATTTTCTTCGACGGCAAGAATTTCCACTCCGGATGGCGTGACGAGGCCGGAGGTCGGAGGCTCGCGTTCCCCAAGCTGTCTCGGTGGCTCGTGGACCGCGTCGGCGGATCGCTGCTCTGGGGCGCTTATTACTATACCGGCATCGAGACCGGCGCGGCCGCGGTGACCGAGGGGCAGAAGAAGCTCGCGGGCTTCCTCGACATGCTCGAAGTGCAGCCCGGCTTTTTCGTGAAGCGTTTCCCGCGCAAAACATCGATGTTCCAGTGCGCGGCCTGCGGGGCCGAGAACCGGTATACCCAGGAAAAAGAGGTCGATACCTCGATGGTCGCGGACATGCTCCGCCTCGCGGCCGTCAACGCGTTCGACGTGCTCGTTCTCGTCTCGGGCGACTCCGATCACGCGCCGGCCATCGAGGGCGTGCGGCAGCTCGGCCGCCAGGCCTACGTGTCGACCTGGGGGCGCGCAGGGCTCTCGGCGCGGCTGCGAAAAGCGGCGTTCGATCACATCGATCTGCTCGAAGGCATCTCGTTTTTCGAGGACACCGAGGGCTCCGGCCCGCCCGCGCCGCCGGGCCCCGAGCCGCGCTGGGCGAGCGAGGACCTGCCTCCCCCCTCGCCGCCGCCGCCGCCGATGCTGCCCCAAAACGCGGCGACGCCCAGAGAACCGACGCACGACGAGTGCGAGGAGCCGCGCGACGAGGACCCGGACGCGCTCGAATCCCCGCCGCCCTCGTACCAGCCGTCGGACGACGAGTCCGTGTTCATCGAGGAGCTACGCGCCGCCGAGCGCAGGCTCCGAAACGGGTACGTCGGGGCGAACTACTTCGTCACGCGATGGCAATCGAATCGGCTCGATCCCTCGCCCGACGCGCGGCGCCGCATGCTCGAGCACCTCGTGACCTCGCGGCTCATCGAGGTCTACCACGCGCCCGACGGAAACGCGGCGATCCGGGCGCGCGAGTAG
- a CDS encoding circadian clock KaiB family protein — MGGSDHDDGRSDGASAPATAEDTSAFWQALADEPRETYVLRLYVVGNSPRSRWAIRNVRRLCDQHLAGRFDLEVHDLNQEPWLARDAQIVAAPTLVREYPLPVQRIIGSLSDIERVLAGLGVPPQSTGDA; from the coding sequence ATGGGGGGGAGCGATCACGACGACGGGCGCAGCGACGGGGCGAGCGCCCCGGCGACCGCCGAGGACACGAGCGCCTTCTGGCAAGCGCTCGCCGACGAACCACGAGAGACGTACGTGCTGCGCCTCTACGTCGTCGGGAACTCGCCGAGGTCGCGGTGGGCGATCCGCAACGTGCGGAGGCTCTGCGACCAGCACCTCGCAGGCCGCTTCGACCTCGAGGTGCACGACCTGAACCAGGAACCGTGGCTCGCGCGCGACGCGCAGATCGTCGCGGCGCCGACGCTGGTGCGGGAGTATCCGCTCCCGGTGCAGCGCATCATCGGCTCGCTCTCCGACATCGAGCGTGTCCTCGCGGGTCTCGGCGTTCCTCCGCAATCCACGGGGGATGCATGA
- a CDS encoding ATP-binding protein — protein sequence MTKKDEERNDTAEVVAHDLILRLDEAEATLAAIRAGEVDALVVTAEGAPRVFVLRGADHAHRTLLETLNEGAMTIAGDGTILFANRKLAEMLGRPLGKVLGGSLRAFVAPDGVEALAALLEKATQGSAKGELAFVQASGARLPVMLSIRDAGEEDPTFTVVATDLTPLKAAEAALRQANDELEARVAARTDELLRANEALREADRRKDEFLSMLGHELRNPLAPILTAAEMIRVATHGDTRVERFRSVIERQARNLSRLVDDLLDVSRITRGTITLQTKLVDLGTIVRSAVDAARPLVDSSGHTLRVSLPAAPVLVEGDPTRLEQVIVNLLNNASKYTERGGEIALSVAQDKASVTVCVKDNGIGMPAELLPRVFDLFVQGERALDRSQGGLGIGLTLVKSLITMHGGAVEARSEGVGKGSEVVVRLPRVVRDAASARPHPGEEDPASAQRALVVEDNTDAADMLAELLGLWGYDVRAAQSGAEVVLLAETFRPHVVLLDIGRTDMDGFEVVRRLRSTWPTSKALVIGVSDAGEADRRRFEEAGIDHQLRKPLDPQALQGLLSGRKGSGARRS from the coding sequence ATGACGAAAAAGGACGAGGAACGAAACGACACGGCCGAGGTCGTCGCGCACGACCTCATCCTGCGCCTCGACGAGGCCGAGGCGACGCTCGCGGCCATCCGCGCCGGCGAGGTCGACGCGCTCGTGGTCACCGCCGAGGGCGCGCCGCGGGTGTTCGTGCTGAGAGGCGCCGATCACGCGCACCGGACCCTGCTCGAGACGCTGAACGAAGGGGCGATGACGATCGCCGGAGACGGGACGATCCTCTTCGCCAACCGCAAGCTCGCCGAGATGCTGGGGCGCCCGCTCGGCAAGGTGCTCGGGGGCTCGCTGCGCGCGTTCGTCGCGCCGGACGGGGTCGAGGCGCTCGCCGCGTTGCTCGAGAAGGCCACGCAGGGCAGCGCGAAGGGGGAGCTCGCGTTCGTGCAAGCGAGCGGGGCGCGGCTGCCCGTGATGCTCTCGATCCGGGACGCGGGCGAGGAGGACCCGACGTTCACGGTGGTCGCGACGGACCTGACGCCGCTCAAGGCCGCGGAGGCGGCGCTGCGGCAGGCGAACGACGAGCTCGAGGCGCGGGTCGCGGCGAGGACGGACGAGCTCTTGCGGGCGAACGAGGCGCTGCGCGAGGCCGATCGGCGCAAGGACGAGTTCCTCTCGATGTTGGGGCACGAGCTGCGAAACCCGCTCGCGCCGATCCTGACGGCGGCGGAGATGATCCGGGTCGCGACGCACGGCGACACGCGGGTCGAGCGCTTCCGGAGCGTGATCGAGCGGCAGGCGCGGAACCTGTCGCGGCTCGTCGACGACCTGCTCGACGTCTCGCGCATCACGCGCGGGACGATCACGCTGCAGACGAAGCTCGTGGATCTCGGGACCATCGTGCGCAGCGCGGTGGACGCGGCGCGGCCGCTCGTCGACAGCTCGGGCCACACGCTCCGGGTCTCGCTGCCCGCGGCGCCGGTGCTCGTGGAGGGTGATCCGACGCGGCTCGAGCAGGTGATCGTGAACCTCCTGAACAACGCGTCGAAGTACACGGAGCGCGGCGGCGAGATCGCGCTCTCGGTGGCGCAGGACAAGGCCTCGGTGACGGTCTGCGTGAAGGACAACGGGATCGGGATGCCCGCGGAGCTCTTGCCGCGCGTCTTCGATCTGTTCGTGCAGGGCGAGCGCGCGCTCGATCGGTCGCAGGGCGGGCTCGGGATCGGGCTCACGCTGGTGAAGAGCCTGATCACGATGCACGGCGGCGCGGTCGAGGCGCGGAGCGAGGGCGTGGGCAAGGGCTCCGAGGTCGTGGTGCGCCTGCCGCGTGTCGTGCGCGACGCGGCGAGCGCGAGGCCGCATCCTGGCGAGGAGGATCCGGCGAGCGCGCAGCGGGCGCTCGTCGTCGAGGACAACACGGACGCGGCGGACATGCTCGCCGAGCTGCTCGGGCTCTGGGGCTACGACGTGCGCGCGGCGCAGAGCGGCGCGGAGGTCGTGCTGCTCGCCGAGACGTTCCGGCCGCACGTGGTGCTGCTCGACATCGGGCGGACGGACATGGACGGCTTCGAGGTGGTGCGGCGGCTGCGCTCGACCTGGCCGACGTCGAAGGCGCTCGTGATCGGCGTGAGCGACGCGGGCGAGGCGGATCGGCGCAGGTTCGAGGAGGCGGGGATCGATCACCAGCTCCGCAAGCCGCTCGATCCGCAGGCCCTCCAGGGGCTGCT
- a CDS encoding circadian clock KaiB family protein, translated as MTSHVNGVDHDLSPEIWELRLYVAGQTRKSLLALSNLKRLCEEHLAGKYSIEIIDLLVNPKLAEGDQILAIPTLVRRLPEPIRKIIGDLSNTERVLVGLDVRPR; from the coding sequence ATGACGAGCCACGTGAACGGGGTCGATCACGACCTGAGCCCCGAGATCTGGGAGCTACGGCTGTACGTCGCAGGTCAGACGCGCAAGTCGCTGCTCGCGCTGTCCAACCTGAAGCGGCTCTGCGAGGAGCACCTCGCGGGCAAGTACAGCATCGAGATCATCGATCTGCTCGTGAACCCCAAGCTCGCGGAGGGTGATCAGATCCTGGCGATCCCCACGCTCGTGCGGCGGCTCCCGGAGCCGATCCGCAAGATCATCGGGGATCTCTCGAACACCGAGCGCGTGCTCGTGGGCCTCGACGTCCGACCTCGTTGA
- the kaiC gene encoding circadian clock protein KaiC — protein sequence MDVVGKTVKSSNLLQKVPTGIKGFDEITVGGLPRARTTLVCGSAGSGKTLFAMEFLVRGAVEYGEPGVFLAFEETADELAQSVASLGFDLDRLVNSKLLAIDYVHVERSEILETGDYDLNGLFVRLAYAIESVGAKRVVIDALETLFSVLGNEGILRSEFRRLFRWLKDRGVTAIITGERGDGSLTRHGIEEYVSDCVILLDQRVHERVATRYLRVVKYRGTKHGTNEYPFLIHGGGISVVPVTSLGLSHPASEERMSTGVPRLDAMLDGKGIFRGSSVLVSGTPGTGKSSLAAHVVHAACRRGERCLYFAFEESEGQYVRNMRSIGVDLTPWLDEGLLAFHASRPTLFGLEMHLAHMHQQIESFQPGVVVVDPVTNLAMVASPFEVRAMLMRLVDFLKGRGITTLFTSLTAGGDAIEETDVGISSLMDTWLLLQFLEGSGERNRGLYVLKSRGMSHSNQVREFVMGSHGIDLLDVYVGPAGVLTGSARQAQEALERAEALARQQEMERKQRDLARRRAQLEAQIASLRSEFEAEEQEVLAILEQERRQEALLGRDREQMARLRQADPSKHNGGAA from the coding sequence ATGGATGTTGTGGGCAAGACCGTGAAATCGTCGAACCTTTTGCAAAAGGTGCCCACCGGCATCAAGGGATTTGATGAAATCACGGTCGGGGGGCTCCCGAGGGCGCGCACGACGCTGGTATGCGGGAGCGCGGGGTCGGGGAAGACGCTCTTCGCAATGGAGTTCCTGGTCCGCGGCGCGGTCGAGTATGGCGAGCCGGGGGTATTCCTCGCCTTCGAGGAGACCGCGGACGAGCTCGCGCAGAGCGTCGCCTCGCTGGGCTTCGACCTCGACCGGCTCGTCAACAGCAAATTGCTGGCCATCGACTACGTGCACGTCGAGCGGAGCGAGATCCTCGAGACGGGGGACTACGACCTCAATGGCCTCTTCGTGCGGCTCGCGTACGCGATCGAGTCGGTGGGGGCGAAGCGCGTGGTCATCGACGCCCTGGAGACGTTGTTCTCGGTCCTCGGCAACGAGGGCATTCTGCGCTCCGAGTTCCGGAGGCTCTTCCGCTGGCTGAAGGATCGAGGCGTCACCGCAATCATCACCGGCGAGCGCGGCGACGGGTCCCTCACGCGGCACGGGATCGAGGAGTACGTCTCCGACTGCGTGATCCTGCTCGACCAGCGCGTGCACGAGCGGGTGGCGACGCGTTACCTGCGCGTCGTGAAATACCGGGGGACGAAGCACGGGACGAACGAGTATCCGTTCCTCATCCACGGCGGCGGGATCTCCGTCGTGCCCGTGACGTCGCTCGGGCTCTCGCACCCCGCCTCCGAGGAGCGCATGTCGACCGGCGTCCCGCGCCTCGACGCCATGCTCGACGGCAAGGGGATCTTCCGCGGCTCGAGCGTGCTCGTCTCGGGGACGCCGGGCACGGGCAAGTCGAGCCTCGCGGCGCACGTGGTGCACGCCGCCTGCCGACGCGGCGAGCGTTGCCTCTACTTCGCGTTCGAGGAGTCCGAGGGCCAGTACGTGCGCAACATGCGCTCGATCGGCGTCGACCTCACGCCCTGGCTCGACGAGGGGCTGCTCGCGTTCCACGCGTCCCGCCCGACGCTCTTCGGGCTGGAGATGCACCTCGCGCACATGCACCAGCAGATCGAGTCGTTCCAGCCGGGCGTCGTCGTGGTCGATCCCGTGACGAACCTCGCCATGGTGGCCTCGCCCTTCGAGGTGCGCGCAATGCTGATGCGGCTCGTGGACTTCCTGAAGGGCCGCGGGATCACCACGCTCTTCACGAGCCTGACCGCCGGCGGCGACGCGATCGAGGAGACGGACGTGGGGATCTCGTCGCTCATGGATACGTGGCTGCTCCTGCAGTTCCTCGAGGGCAGCGGCGAGCGGAACCGGGGGCTCTACGTGCTCAAGTCGAGGGGCATGTCGCACTCGAACCAGGTGCGCGAGTTCGTCATGGGGTCCCACGGGATCGACCTGCTCGACGTGTACGTGGGGCCGGCGGGGGTGCTGACGGGTTCGGCGCGGCAGGCGCAGGAGGCGCTGGAGCGCGCCGAGGCGCTCGCGCGGCAGCAGGAGATGGAGCGAAAGCAGCGCGACCTCGCCCGCAGGCGCGCCCAGCTCGAGGCGCAGATCGCCTCGCTCCGCTCGGAGTTCGAGGCCGAGGAGCAGGAGGTCCTGGCCATCCTGGAGCAGGAGAGACGCCAGGAGGCGCTCCTCGGCCGCGATCGCGAACAGATGGCCCGTCTTCGGCAGGCGGACCCGAGCAAGCACAACGGAGGTGCCGCATGA